A portion of the Candoia aspera isolate rCanAsp1 chromosome 18, rCanAsp1.hap2, whole genome shotgun sequence genome contains these proteins:
- the TNFRSF18 gene encoding tumor necrosis factor receptor superfamily member 18 encodes MEGRYCLMFLTALWLSMELGTTSNERTQADRLCCAASRSAEPPKSCGSCGPGQCCRDKQCSQCRPLLQCQEGMQLYCTGTIEYRYFCKECPDGTYSETNHTCCNPWTNCEKIGLRIVQPGNKTHNAVCGPKPSAILVEPDFTICTQAGRTEMASRKSTVSSSCTVSTDDLRHWVPMGRFTTFLIILIAASILMFTVMTFCLITHIIIHRTKLHVMEEPKSVHPVNLLGTQLDLEDTFSCQFPEEERGDKILAENFSLSSVVH; translated from the exons ATGGAAGGAAGATACTGCCTGATGTTCTTGACAGCACTCTGGTTGAGCATGGAGCTAGGGACAACTTCCAACGAGAGGACCCAGGCGGATAGACTATGCTGTGCTGCAAGCCGTTCGG CGGAGCCCCCTAAAAGCTGTGGGTCCTGTGGGCCTGGCCAGTGCTGCAGAGATAAACAATGCAGCCAGTGTAGGCCACTCTTGCAGTGCCAGGAGGGAATGCAGCTCTATTGCACAG GCACAATTGAGTACCGATATTTCTGCAAAGAGTGTCCTGATGGGACTTACTCCGAGACCAACCACACTTGTTGCAACCCTTGGACCAA CTGCGAGAAGATTGGCCTGAGGATTGTGCAGCCGGGAAACAAAACTCATAATGCTGTGTGTGGGCCAAAACCGTCTGCTATCCTTGTGGAACCCG ATTTCACGATCTGCACCCAGGCTGGTAGAACTGAAATGGCCTCAAGGAAATCCACTGTTTCCTCCTCCTGTACAGTGTCCACAGATGACCTGAGACACTGGGTCCCAATGGGCAGATTCACCACCTTCCTGATCATCTTGATAGCAGCAAGTATTCTTATGTTCACTGTGATGACATTTTGCCTGATCACCCACATAATCATCCACAGGACAAAACTCCACGTGATGGAAG AACCCAAATCCGTCCATCCTGTGAACCTCCTAGGAACTCAACTGGATCTGGAAGATACCTTCAGCTGCCAGTTCCCAGAGGAAGAACGTGGAGATAAGATATTAGCAGAGAACTTCTCGTTGTCATCGGTGGTCCACTGA
- the TNFRSF4 gene encoding tumor necrosis factor receptor superfamily member 4, with protein MKPILGLISVAVSLSPWLACGMRCSENEYPLQNRKCCKYCKPGEQLVKRCTVTSETTCEPCEENYYNNGYTYSRCKRCTDCDSERGLREVSPCQRISNTICACLPGHSPEATEGEKRCKACPSGYFSQGGNEKCRPWTNCTVSGKKTLYPGREDANTICDEPSSKVPALHTLTQPTPFKNRGGILTVMPNSSQTVLAKNPGFVWTLAITMLFLTIPGVFLLLFFYRRTKKKKVQISCEEIFAVPCKGEFGAAIEGLG; from the exons ATGAAGCCAATCTTGGGTTTGATTTCGGTGGCCGTGTCTCTCTCGCCCTGGCTGGCCTGTGGGATGCGGTGCTCGGAAAATGAGTATCCTCTCCAGAACAGGAAATGCTGCAAATACTGTAAACCAG GAGAACAGCTGGTGAAACGGTGCACGGTGACCTCTGAAACCACCTGTGAGCCATGTGAGGAGAATTACTACAACAACGGTTATACCTACTCACGGTGTAAACGTTGCACAGACTGTGACTCCG agCGAGGCCTCCGGGAGGTAAGTCCATGCCAAAGGATTTCGAATACCATCTGTGCCTGTCTTCCCGGCCACTCTCCGGAAGCGACTGAAGGGGAGAAAA GATGCAAAGCCTGTCCCAGCGGGTATTTTTCCCAGGGAGGGAATGAGAAATGCCGCCCTTGGACAAA TTGCACAGTGAGCGGCAAGAAAACCCTATATCCTGGGAGGGAAGATGCCAACACAATTTGTGACGAGCCGTCCTCCAAGGTTCCCGCCCTGCACACTCTCACGCAGCCCACTCCCTTTAAAAATAGGGGTGGCATCTTGACTGTGATGCCCAATTCTTCTCAGACTGTTCTGGCTAAAAATCCAG ggtttgtgTGGACTCTCGCCATCACCATGCTCTTCCTGACCATACCTGGGGTCTTCTTGCTGCTGTTCTTTTATcggagaacaaagaaaaagaaagtgcagaTCTCGTGTGAGGAAATTTTTGCGGTTCCCTGCAAGGGTGAGTTTGGGGCGGCGATAGAAGGGCTGGGTTAA
- the SDF4 gene encoding 45 kDa calcium-binding protein, with translation MVSKRAFICSLGSIYLSLLFVFLLMDVYARPANSSALKEKAADNKDENEILPPDHLNGVKMELDGHLNKEFHQEVFLGKEMEEFEEDSEPRRNRKKLVVIFSKVDINRDKKISAKEMQRWIMEKTEEHFQEAVEENKMHFRAVDPDGDGHVSWDEYKIKFLASKGLNEKEVAEKVKNNEELKIDEETQEVLDNLKDRWYQADNPPADLLLNEEEFLSFLHPEHSRGMLKFMVKEIVRDLDQDGDKKLTLSEFISLPVGTVENQQAQDVDDDWVKDRKKEFEEVIDANHDGIVIMEELEEYMDPMNEYNALNEAKQMIAVADENQNHHLELEEILKYSEYFTGSKLMDYARNVHEEF, from the exons ATGGTTTCCAAACGGGCCTTCATCTGCAGCTTGGGCTCCATCTATTTATCCCTCCTCTTCGTCTTTCTGCTCATGGATGTTTATGCTCGGCCTGCCAATAGCTCTGCCCTCAAAGAGAAAGCAGCCGACAACAAAGATGAAAACGAGATCCTCCCTCCGGACCACTTGAATGGGGTCAAGATGGAGCTTGACGGGCATCTCAACAAGGAGTTTCATCAGGAGGTTTTCCTGGGGAAAGAGATGGAGGAGTTTGAGGAAGATTCAGAACCACGGAGAAACAGGAAGAAGCTTGTGGTGATTTTCTCAAA GGTTGACATCAACAGGGACAAAAAAATCAGCGCCAAGGAGATGCagcgctggatcatggagaagaCCGAGGAACACTTCCAGGAGGCCGTGGAAGAGAACAAAATGCACTTCCGGGCCGTGGACCCTGACGGCGATG GTCACGTGTCCTGGGACGAATATAAAATCAAGTTCCTGGCCAGCAAAGGCCTGAACGAGAAGGAGGTGGCCGAGAAAGTCAAGAACAACGAGGAGCTAAAAATTGATGAGGAGA CCCAGGAGGTCCTCGATAACTTGAAAGATCGCTGGTATCAAGCCGACAACCCCCCAGCTGATCTGTTGCTGAATGAGGAAGAATTCCTGTCCTTCCTTCATCCGGAGCACAGCAGAGGAATGCTGAAGTTTATGGTCAAAGAAATTGTCCGGGATCTGG ATCAGGACGGCGATAAAAAGCTGACCCTTTCTGAGTTTATCTCCTTGCCGGTTGGCACTGTGGAAAATCAGCAGGCCCAGGATGTGGACGATGACTGGGTGAAAGATCGGAAGAAAGAGTTTGAAGAGGTCATTGATGCCAACCACGATGGCATCGTTATCATGGAAGAACTGGAG gaATACATGGACCCCATGAACGAATACAACGCCTTGAACGAGGCCAAGCAGATGATCGCCGTCGCGGATGAGAACCAGAACCACCACCTGGAGCTGGAGGAGATTTTAAAATACAGCGAATACTTCACCGGCAGCAAGCTGATGGATTACGCACGAAACGTCCATGAAGAATTCTGA
- the B3GALT6 gene encoding beta-1,3-galactosyltransferase 6, producing MKLLRLLCRHKTLLGGLSLFGAVLLYLAKCTSEGLKSSPGWGLPHQQPAARAGGPSGPHPPAAAPPPPPEEATFLAVLVVSGPKYTERRSIIRSTWLSAAGRVPRIDLWYRFVVGTGGLAGEDLRALELEQGRHRDLLLLPDLRDSYENLTTKILAMYVWLDQHLDFRFVLKADDDTFVRLDILMEELRSKEPQRLYWGFFSGRGRVKSGGKWKENAWLLCDYYLPYALGGGYVISADLVRYLHLSRDYLNLWQSEDVSLGAWLAPVDIKRIHDPRFDTEYKSRGCHNKYIVTHKQSLEDMLEKHQTLAKEGKLCREEVKLRLSYVYDWSVPPSQCCQRKDGIP from the coding sequence ATGAAGCTGCTGCGCCTGCTGTGTCGCCACAAGACCCTGCTGGGCGGGCTGTCCCTCTTCGGGGCAGTGCTCCTGTACCTGGCCAAGTGCACCTCGGAGGGCCTCAAGTCCTCCCCGGGGTGGGGGCTGCCCCACCAGCAGCCAGCGGCCCGGGCAGGGGGCCCCAGCGGGCCTCACCCCCCGGCGGCAGCCCCGCCACCCCCTCCGGAGGAGGCCACCTTCCTGGCGGTGCTGGTGGTCAGCGGCCCCAAGTACACGGAGCGGCGGAGCATCATCCGGAGCACCTGGCTCTCGGCGGCCGGCCGGGTCCCCCGCATCGACCTGTGGTACCGCTTCGTGGTGGGCACTGGGGGGCTGGCGGGAGAGGACCTGCGTGCCCTGGAGCTGGAACAGGGCCGCCACCGGGACCTGCTCCTCCTGCCCGACCTGCGGGACTCCTACGAGAACCTGACCACCAAGATCCTGGCCATGTACGTCTGGCTGGACCAGCACCTGGACTTCCGCTTCGTCCTGAAGGCCGACGACGACACCTTTGTGCGCCTGGACATcctcatggaggagctgaggtcCAAGGAGCCGCAGCGCCTCTACTGGGGCTTCTTCTCGGGCCGCGGCCGCGTGAAGTCGGGGGGCAAGTGGAAAGAAAATGCCTGGCTCCTGTGCGACTACTACCTGCCTTATGCCCTCGGCGGGGGCTACGTGATCTCGGCCGACCTGGTGCGCTACCTGCACCTGAGCCGAGACTACCTCAATCTCTGGCAGAGCGAAGATGTCTCCTTGGGGGCCTGGCTGGCTCCCGTGGACATCAAGAGGATCCATGACCCTCGCTTTGACACGGAGTATAAGTCACGCGGTTGCCACAACAAGTACATTGTGACTCACAAGCAGAGCCTGGAGGACATGCTGGAGAAGCATCAGACTCTGGCCAAGGAAGGAAAGCTTTGCAGGGAGGAGGTGAAGCTCCGACTCTCTTACGTGTACGACTGGAGCGTGCCCCCTTCGCAGTGCTGCCAGAGGAAAGATGGCATCCCCTGA